The nucleotide sequence CCTCGGGCTGGTAGCCGGCCTCCACGAGGACCTCGAAGGCTGTGCGTATTAGCCTGTCTACGCCCCCGCACAGGTCTACTTGCTCCCCGAACCAGTCTGTCTCAACCTCCTCCTTGAACGTGGTCTCTATGACCCCAGCCCTAGTAGCCCCTATCCCCTTAGCTATAGCTAGCACCCGCTGCCAAGCCCTACCGGTGTAGTCCTGGTGGACGGCGACTAACGCTGGGGCCCCGAAGCCCTCTAGGAAGAGCTCCCTGACCCTCTGGCCGGGCGCCTTGGGGGCGACCATGACCACGTCCACGAAGCTGGGCGGCTTAATCCACCCCCAGTGGATGGAGGCTCCGTGCGCAAAGCACAGGGCCTTCCCGGGCTTTAAGCGGCGCTTAACGTAGGCCTCGTAGACCTCCGCGTGCACCATGTCTGGGACGAGGAAGTAGATTATGGTCCCGAGCTCAGCCGCCTCGTCTATGTCGTACACCTTAAACCCGTCCCTCTCAGCTTGTAGGCGGGTCTCGTCCATCCTCACGCCCAGCACCACCTTAACCCCCGAGTCCCTCAGGTTCTTGGC is from Candidatus Nezhaarchaeota archaeon and encodes:
- the ilvC gene encoding ketol-acid reductoisomerase; translated protein: MARIWRDEEVSLEPLRDEVVAVIGYGNQGQAQAKNLRDSGVKVVLGVRMDETRLQAERDGFKVYDIDEAAELGTIIYFLVPDMVHAEVYEAYVKRRLKPGKALCFAHGASIHWGWIKPPSFVDVVMVAPKAPGQRVRELFLEGFGAPALVAVHQDYTGRAWQRVLAIAKGIGATRAGVIETTFKEEVETDWFGEQVDLCGGVDRLIRTAFEVLVEAGYQPEVAYFECLHELKLIVDLIQRYGISGMYRRVSETARYGGLTRGRVVVDERVKENMRKILLDVQSGRFAEEWAEAWRREGPEAFNKYMRELEEHPIEKVGARLRQAIFREGRGPS